The following proteins are encoded in a genomic region of Cryptomeria japonica chromosome 11, Sugi_1.0, whole genome shotgun sequence:
- the LOC131077325 gene encoding heavy metal-associated isoprenylated plant protein 7: MGEEKKDELKENKEEKIEPVVLKVDMHCLGCAGKVKRSIKTYKGVEDMLFDMKLNTVTVKGNVDPLKLRERVQKKSGRRTEILSPLPKKENVEEKEKVEDKGKDKKPEKVPVTVVLKVWMHCDGCAQQVQRIILKMKGVQEAFADFTNNRVIVKGMIEPKKLVDYVYRKTGKHAQVVPPPPPKIEEEGEKKQDGKKEAEEVKKDEDKKEEEKKDDGNKKEGEEKKEEAKTDEKKDSGEEVKKEGEKVEGEEKKVEAGKEEEKKTGGEETVIVSTVEEKKNEFSAPKYVIEHVYPPQLFSDENPNACSIM; this comes from the exons ATGGGAGAG GAGAAAAAGGATGAATTGAAGGAGAATAAGGAGGAGAAGATTGAACCAGTTGTATTGAAGGTTGATATGCATTGTTTAGGTTGTGCTGGTAAAGTTAAAAGATCCATCAAGACTTATAAAG GGGTAGAAGATATGCTGTTTGATATGAAGCTCAATACAGTGACTGTGAAGGGTAATGTAGATCCTTTGAAGTTACGTGAGAGAGTGCAGAAGAAGAGTGGAAGAAGAACAGAGATCTTATCTCCATTGCCCAAGAAGGAGAATGTGGAggagaaagaaaaggttgaagataaGGGAAAAGATAAAAAACCAGAG AAAGTTCCAGTAACAGTTGTGCTGAAGGTTTGGATGCACTGTGATGGCTGTGCTCAACAAGTGCAGAGGATTATTCTGAAAATGAAAG GTGTACAGGAAGCTTTTGCTGATTTCACAAACAATAGGGTTATTGTGAAGGGAATGATAGAGCCCAAGAAGCTTGTTGATTATGTATACAGAAAGACAGGGAAACATGCCCAAGTTGTACCACCACCCCCCCCAAAGATAGAAGAAGAGGGTGAAAAGAAACAGGATGGTAAAAAAGAAGCAGAGGAGGTTAAAAAGGATGAGgataaaaaggaggaagaaaagaaagatgatggtAACAAAAAAGAAggggaagagaaaaaggaggaagcaaagacaGATGAAAAAAAGGACAGTGGGGAGGAAGTCAAAAAAGAGGGTGAAAAAGTTGAAGGAGAGGAGAAAAAAGTTGAAGCagggaaagaagaggagaaaaagactGGTGGGGAGGAGACAGTCATAGTGAGCACTGTGGAAGAAAAAAAGAATGAATTTAGTGCCCCCAAGTATGTAATTGAACATGTTTATCCTCCTCAGCTATTCAGTGATGAGAACCCAAATGCCTGTTCCATCATGTAG